A stretch of the Pedobacter sp. MC2016-14 genome encodes the following:
- the carB gene encoding carbamoyl-phosphate synthase large subunit, whose amino-acid sequence MPKDTSIRSVLIIGSGPIIIGQACEFDYSGSQAALSLKEEGIEVSIINSNPATIMTDKVIGDHVYLWPLTVDSVEQILQERKIDAVLPTMGGQTALNLCKEADERGIWEKYGVRIIGVDIDAIEKTENREAFRQLMVDIGVGVAPSKIANSFLEGKEAAQQIGYPLVIRPSYTLGGSGGGFVHKKEEFDHALMRGLEASPTHEVLVEKAVLGWKEYELELLRDSNDNVIIICSIENFDPMGIHTGDSITVAPAMTLSDTCYQDMRNQAIKMMRAIGNFAGGCNVQFSVNPDNDDIIAIEINPRVSRSSALASKATGYPIAKIASKLAIGYNLDEIENQITKTTSAYFEPTLDYVIVKIPRWNFDKFKGANMELGLQMKSVGEVMGIGRSFIEALQKACQSLEIGRAGLGADGRHNRSIEEIMHGLEHPSWNRLFLIKDAMSMGVPLESIRKVTKIDKWFLAQIHELVQLEVELKRYSLNNIPKDFFFTLKQKGFSDVQIAYLLGNVSEDEVYERRKALGIKRVYKMVDTCAAEFSAKTPYYYSTFEEENESTPSDRKKIIVLGSGPNRIGQGIEFDYSCVHGLLAAKESGFEAIMVNCNPETVSTDFNMADKLYFEPVFWEHVREIIDLEKPVGVIVQLGGQTALKMAEKLEQNGIKIIGTSYNDMDVAEDRGRFSDLLKELEIPYPKYGVAENAEEAIVVANEVGYPVLVRPSYVLGGQGMSIVINDEDLEKAVVKLLGDLPGNRVLIDHFLDRAEETESDSICDGEDVHIVGLMEHIEPAGIHSGDSSAVLPPFSLSAKVIADMEAYSIKIAKALNVIGLLNIQFAVKDEMVYVIEANPRASRTVPFIAKAYDVPYINIAARVMLGVNKLKDFTIERKLQGYAIKEPVFSFDKFPEVQKELGPEMKSTGEAIRFIKDLEDPYFRKLYKDKSMYLSK is encoded by the coding sequence ATGCCTAAAGACACCTCCATACGCTCAGTATTAATTATCGGATCCGGACCTATTATTATAGGCCAGGCCTGTGAATTTGATTATTCAGGATCCCAGGCTGCCTTATCTTTAAAAGAGGAAGGCATTGAAGTATCCATCATCAATTCAAACCCTGCAACAATCATGACCGATAAGGTTATTGGTGACCATGTTTATTTATGGCCATTGACAGTTGATTCAGTTGAGCAGATTTTACAAGAGCGTAAAATTGATGCGGTATTGCCAACTATGGGTGGCCAAACTGCATTAAACCTTTGTAAAGAAGCTGACGAACGTGGAATTTGGGAAAAGTATGGTGTAAGGATTATTGGTGTAGACATCGATGCCATTGAAAAAACAGAAAACCGTGAGGCATTCCGCCAGTTAATGGTAGATATAGGTGTGGGCGTTGCTCCATCTAAAATTGCCAACTCATTTCTTGAGGGTAAAGAAGCTGCACAGCAAATCGGTTACCCTTTGGTTATCCGTCCTTCTTACACACTTGGAGGATCTGGTGGTGGATTTGTTCATAAAAAGGAAGAGTTTGACCATGCTTTAATGCGTGGTTTAGAAGCGTCTCCAACTCACGAGGTATTGGTTGAAAAAGCGGTATTGGGTTGGAAAGAATATGAATTGGAGTTGTTGAGAGATAGCAACGATAATGTAATTATCATTTGCTCTATTGAAAACTTTGATCCGATGGGTATTCATACTGGTGATTCCATTACCGTTGCCCCAGCAATGACCCTGTCTGATACCTGTTATCAGGATATGCGTAATCAAGCTATCAAGATGATGCGCGCCATAGGTAATTTTGCTGGTGGTTGTAATGTGCAGTTCTCGGTTAATCCTGATAATGACGATATCATCGCTATCGAAATTAATCCAAGGGTATCACGTTCTTCTGCATTGGCAAGTAAAGCTACAGGCTATCCGATTGCAAAAATTGCCTCTAAACTGGCCATTGGATACAATCTGGATGAAATAGAAAATCAAATTACCAAAACTACCTCCGCTTATTTTGAGCCTACTCTGGATTATGTGATTGTTAAAATTCCACGTTGGAATTTCGACAAGTTTAAAGGAGCTAATATGGAGCTGGGACTGCAGATGAAATCTGTAGGTGAAGTTATGGGTATTGGCCGTAGCTTTATTGAAGCCCTTCAAAAAGCATGTCAGAGTTTAGAAATAGGCCGTGCAGGATTAGGTGCCGATGGAAGGCACAATAGAAGTATTGAAGAGATTATGCATGGTTTGGAGCATCCAAGCTGGAACCGTTTGTTCCTGATTAAAGATGCGATGAGCATGGGTGTGCCTCTTGAGTCCATTCGTAAGGTCACTAAAATCGATAAATGGTTTTTAGCTCAAATCCATGAGCTGGTCCAGTTGGAGGTAGAACTTAAACGTTATTCGTTAAATAATATCCCTAAAGACTTCTTCTTTACGCTTAAACAAAAAGGTTTCTCTGATGTGCAGATTGCCTATTTGCTAGGGAATGTTTCTGAAGATGAAGTTTACGAGCGTAGAAAGGCTCTCGGTATTAAGCGTGTTTATAAAATGGTGGATACCTGCGCAGCAGAGTTCTCTGCCAAAACTCCTTATTACTATTCTACTTTTGAGGAAGAAAATGAATCAACACCGTCAGACAGGAAGAAAATTATTGTGCTTGGCTCAGGACCAAATAGAATTGGCCAGGGTATAGAGTTTGATTACTCTTGTGTGCATGGTTTACTTGCTGCAAAAGAAAGTGGTTTTGAAGCCATCATGGTGAACTGTAATCCTGAAACTGTTTCTACAGATTTCAACATGGCAGATAAGTTATACTTTGAGCCAGTATTCTGGGAGCATGTTCGCGAAATCATCGATCTTGAAAAGCCAGTAGGTGTTATCGTTCAGTTGGGCGGACAAACTGCACTTAAAATGGCTGAGAAGCTGGAGCAAAATGGCATTAAGATCATTGGAACTTCATACAATGATATGGACGTTGCAGAAGATCGTGGTCGTTTTTCGGATTTATTAAAGGAACTTGAAATCCCTTATCCTAAATACGGTGTAGCAGAAAATGCTGAAGAGGCCATTGTTGTTGCAAACGAAGTAGGTTATCCGGTATTGGTTCGCCCAAGTTATGTACTGGGTGGACAAGGTATGAGCATCGTAATCAACGATGAAGATCTGGAAAAAGCTGTTGTTAAGCTATTAGGTGATCTTCCTGGAAACAGGGTTTTGATTGATCATTTCCTTGATAGAGCAGAAGAGACAGAGTCAGATTCTATTTGCGATGGAGAGGATGTTCACATTGTTGGGTTAATGGAACATATTGAACCTGCTGGTATTCACTCTGGAGATTCAAGTGCTGTATTGCCGCCATTTAGCTTGTCGGCAAAGGTGATTGCTGATATGGAAGCATATTCTATTAAGATAGCAAAGGCGCTTAATGTAATTGGATTGTTGAACATTCAGTTTGCTGTTAAAGATGAAATGGTTTATGTAATTGAGGCAAATCCAAGGGCTTCACGTACTGTTCCATTTATTGCTAAAGCATATGATGTTCCTTACATTAATATTGCCGCAAGAGTGATGTTAGGGGTAAATAAACTCAAAGATTTTACCATTGAGCGTAAGCTTCAGGGATATGCAATTAAAGAACCGGTATTCTCTTTTGATAAGTTTCCGGAAGTTCAAAAAGAACTTGGTCCTGAAATGAAATCCACAGGTGAGGCAATTCGTTTCATTAAAGATTTAGAAGACCCATATTTCAGAAAGTTATATAAAGATAAGTCTATGTACTTAAGTAAATAG
- a CDS encoding DUF3137 domain-containing protein codes for MSQDYHSQPALNNVLQELELVRLKIKSTRVKAITWIALGALYTTIAFIIGLAVIWAYLPGILTLIYGVYLYSSTATSFSQYKNDFKKRIIGTALKSINESLVIEPNTGMSRSEFVSSQLFSQNPDRYSSEDQVSGKADKTSFYFSEVHAEYKTVSTDSKGRRQESWHEILKGIVFVADFNKDFKGFTIVRPKSIGSQITSWISKAMPGIFSSGNTLVVLENVAFNNLFTTHSTDQIEARYILTPALMDKLCSLNDKCKYTISVSFVKSSLYIAFPLDHNYFEPPVYKSLLLPSCIEEDLSVIRFMHDIITDLDLNTRIWSKS; via the coding sequence ATGTCTCAGGATTATCACAGTCAGCCTGCATTAAATAATGTATTGCAGGAATTAGAGCTGGTACGGCTAAAAATTAAGTCTACCCGGGTTAAGGCAATTACATGGATTGCATTGGGCGCGCTTTACACTACCATTGCTTTTATAATTGGACTTGCCGTTATTTGGGCTTATCTCCCTGGCATCCTGACCTTAATTTATGGAGTCTATTTATATTCCTCAACAGCCACCTCCTTTTCGCAATATAAAAATGATTTTAAAAAACGTATAATAGGCACTGCCTTAAAATCAATTAACGAAAGTCTGGTTATAGAACCTAATACGGGCATGAGCAGGTCAGAATTTGTCTCTTCGCAGCTTTTCTCGCAAAATCCCGATCGATATAGCAGTGAAGACCAGGTAAGCGGGAAGGCAGACAAGACTTCATTTTACTTTTCAGAAGTGCATGCAGAATATAAAACTGTTAGTACAGATAGCAAAGGAAGAAGACAAGAATCGTGGCATGAAATTTTAAAAGGCATTGTCTTTGTTGCCGATTTTAACAAAGATTTTAAAGGCTTTACTATTGTGCGTCCTAAAAGCATAGGCAGTCAAATCACATCCTGGATTTCGAAAGCAATGCCCGGTATCTTTTCATCAGGCAACACCCTGGTTGTGCTGGAAAATGTTGCCTTTAATAACCTGTTTACTACGCATTCAACTGACCAAATAGAAGCCAGATACATTCTTACCCCGGCATTAATGGACAAGCTTTGTAGCCTTAATGATAAATGCAAATACACCATTTCAGTTTCATTTGTAAAAAGCAGCCTCTATATTGCATTTCCTCTGGATCATAATTACTTTGAACCGCCTGTGTACAAGAGCCTGCTCCTACCATCTTGTATAGAAGAAGATTTAAGTGTAATTCGTTTTATGCATGACATTATAACTGATCTGGATTTGAACACCAGGATCTGGAGCAAATCTTAA
- a CDS encoding LemA family protein translates to MIIAIITIALFLLVGIAIYNSLIGKKNQVTNAFSAIDVMLKKRYDLIPNLVEVVKQYSAYEENTLTKITGLRAKAASGTLNNQEKIELDKQIGSAVNGMMLTVENYPDLKANQNFLNLQSTWTESEEQIAAARRNYNASVTAYNDAIMMFPGNIFAGMMNYQPINVIENTVEERQNISAKDLFKN, encoded by the coding sequence ATGATCATAGCAATAATCACCATCGCACTCTTTCTGCTAGTTGGAATAGCCATTTACAACTCACTAATTGGCAAGAAAAACCAGGTTACTAATGCATTTTCAGCAATTGACGTAATGCTAAAAAAACGGTATGATTTAATCCCGAATCTTGTTGAAGTTGTGAAACAATATTCAGCATATGAAGAAAACACACTTACAAAGATTACGGGTCTGAGGGCAAAAGCTGCATCAGGGACTTTAAATAATCAGGAAAAGATTGAGCTTGACAAACAAATTGGGTCTGCAGTAAATGGGATGATGCTTACCGTAGAAAATTATCCGGACTTGAAAGCCAACCAAAATTTTTTAAACTTACAATCTACATGGACAGAGAGCGAAGAACAAATTGCAGCTGCCCGAAGAAATTATAATGCTTCAGTTACAGCTTATAACGATGCCATTATGATGTTTCCTGGGAACATTTTTGCAGGCATGATGAACTACCAGCCCATTAATGTTATAGAAAACACCGTAGAAGAAAGGCAAAATATAAGCGCCAAGGACTTATTTAAAAATTGA
- the radA gene encoding DNA repair protein RadA: MAKTKSAFFCQSCGYESARWLGKCPSCNSWNTFVEEIIEKAEARVPTWKTANGTTRSNKPSKVNLIVSSEEKRIFTGDQELDRVLGGGLVTGSVTLIGGEPGIGKSTLMLQLALSLKGKKILYISGEESEQQIKMRAERITNTPDADCYILTETSTQNIFKQIEALEPEIIIVDSIQTLHSAHIDATPGSVSQVRECTAELLRFAKETDTPVILIGHITKDGAIAGPKILEHMVDTVLQFEGDRHHIYRILRAIKNRFGAAAELGIYAMDSTGLRQVSNPSEILLSQRDEELSGIAISATLEGARPMLIETQALVSLAAYGTPQRSATGFDTRRMNMLLAVLEKRCGFKLSTRDVFLNIAGGIKVEDPAIDLAILVAIISSHEDISISSKNCFAAEVGLSGEIRAVNRIDQRISEAEKLGFERIFVSKYNLKGIAQEKYNIELVGVSKIEDVFNFLFG; this comes from the coding sequence TTGGCTAAAACGAAATCAGCATTTTTCTGTCAGAGTTGTGGGTACGAATCTGCCCGATGGCTGGGCAAATGTCCTTCCTGCAATTCGTGGAATACATTTGTAGAAGAAATTATTGAAAAGGCCGAAGCCAGGGTACCAACCTGGAAAACTGCTAACGGAACCACCCGATCAAATAAACCCAGTAAGGTTAATTTGATTGTATCATCTGAAGAAAAGAGAATATTTACAGGAGATCAGGAACTTGACAGGGTTTTGGGCGGCGGACTTGTAACCGGATCCGTAACCTTAATTGGGGGCGAACCGGGCATAGGTAAATCTACCTTAATGCTTCAATTGGCTTTAAGTTTAAAAGGCAAAAAGATCTTATATATATCTGGAGAGGAAAGTGAACAACAGATTAAAATGCGTGCAGAGCGAATTACCAATACGCCTGATGCCGATTGTTACATTCTTACGGAAACCTCTACTCAAAATATTTTCAAACAAATTGAGGCTTTGGAACCGGAAATCATTATTGTGGATTCTATTCAGACCTTACATTCGGCACATATTGATGCTACGCCCGGAAGTGTATCACAGGTGCGGGAATGCACTGCGGAACTTCTGCGTTTTGCGAAGGAAACCGATACGCCAGTAATATTAATTGGCCATATTACAAAAGACGGAGCCATTGCAGGCCCTAAGATCCTTGAGCATATGGTTGATACTGTATTACAATTTGAAGGCGACAGACATCATATTTACCGAATATTACGTGCCATCAAAAACCGATTTGGTGCTGCAGCGGAGTTGGGAATTTATGCCATGGACAGTACCGGACTACGGCAGGTATCAAACCCCTCTGAGATTTTATTATCGCAAAGAGATGAAGAGCTTAGTGGCATAGCCATTTCGGCTACATTGGAGGGCGCCAGACCGATGCTAATAGAAACCCAGGCTCTTGTTAGCCTGGCAGCCTATGGAACGCCTCAGCGCTCTGCTACAGGCTTTGACACAAGACGAATGAATATGCTATTGGCGGTACTTGAAAAAAGATGTGGTTTCAAACTAAGTACGCGTGATGTTTTTTTAAATATTGCAGGTGGCATTAAAGTTGAAGATCCTGCAATAGATCTTGCAATTTTGGTGGCCATCATCTCCTCTCACGAAGACATATCAATTTCTTCGAAGAACTGTTTTGCTGCAGAAGTTGGGCTTTCCGGAGAAATAAGAGCTGTAAACAGAATAGATCAGCGCATTTCAGAAGCGGAAAAATTAGGCTTTGAACGCATTTTTGTATCAAAATATAACCTAAAAGGAATAGCGCAGGAAAAATATAATATTGAGCTTGTAGGGGTAAGTAAAATAGAAGATGTGTTCAATTTTCTATTTGGCTAA
- a CDS encoding Rne/Rng family ribonuclease — protein sequence MVKELIIDSTPLGVTIALIEDKYLVELHKERINNNYAVGDIYLGRIKKIMPGLNAAFVDVGYEKDAFLHYFDLGPQVQSLIKLTKIKRNGSAGGTLLDNLKLEADINKAGKISEIVSKNMIVPVQIAKEPISTKGPRLSSDLSIAGRYIVLVPFSNVISISKKIKSNTERNRLKKIIESIKPKNFGVIIRTVSEDKGVSELQKDLLDSVAKWENFMKKLPDAEPSKRVWGEMDRTSTLIRDILSTDFTNVYVNDPGLFDDIKSYVHEISPEMEKIVKQYKGKEPIFEHFGIEKQIKNGFGKTVNLPGGAYLVVEHTEALHVIDVNSGNRTASKENQEENALQVNKEAAKEIARQLRLRDMGGIVVIDFIDMHKPVNRKMLFDHLRDLMQLDRAKHTILPPSKFGLVQITRQRVRPEMNIVTNEKCPACGGTGEIKASIVLMDDIENNLNYILQEQNEKNITLCVHPYIEAFIKKGIVSLQWKWFFKFGQRIKIKAVSSYNLTEFHFLSSKDEEIKL from the coding sequence TTGGTAAAGGAATTAATTATCGATTCAACTCCTCTTGGAGTAACCATAGCTTTAATTGAAGACAAATACCTTGTAGAACTTCATAAAGAACGCATCAACAACAATTATGCTGTTGGAGACATCTATTTAGGCCGCATTAAGAAAATTATGCCGGGTTTAAATGCTGCGTTTGTTGATGTGGGATATGAGAAAGATGCGTTTTTGCATTATTTTGACCTTGGTCCGCAGGTACAGTCTTTAATAAAGCTTACAAAAATTAAGCGAAATGGTAGTGCTGGCGGAACACTTTTAGATAACTTAAAACTTGAAGCCGATATCAATAAGGCAGGCAAGATATCCGAAATTGTATCCAAAAACATGATCGTCCCGGTTCAAATAGCCAAAGAGCCTATTTCTACCAAAGGACCTCGTTTAAGTTCAGACCTTTCAATAGCGGGCCGTTATATTGTATTGGTCCCCTTCTCTAATGTCATTTCCATTTCCAAAAAAATTAAGAGCAATACAGAACGTAATCGCCTAAAAAAGATTATTGAAAGTATTAAACCCAAAAATTTTGGCGTTATCATCAGAACTGTTTCTGAAGATAAAGGAGTGTCAGAACTACAAAAGGATCTACTTGATTCTGTAGCTAAATGGGAGAATTTCATGAAAAAATTGCCCGATGCAGAACCTTCCAAACGTGTTTGGGGAGAAATGGATCGGACATCGACGTTAATTCGTGATATCCTGAGTACCGACTTTACTAATGTATATGTAAATGATCCCGGACTTTTCGACGATATCAAATCTTATGTTCATGAAATCTCTCCGGAAATGGAGAAGATCGTAAAGCAGTATAAAGGCAAAGAGCCTATATTCGAGCATTTCGGTATTGAAAAACAAATTAAAAACGGCTTTGGAAAAACCGTAAACCTTCCTGGCGGCGCCTATCTTGTTGTAGAACATACAGAGGCCCTTCACGTTATTGACGTAAATAGTGGCAACAGAACTGCCAGTAAAGAGAACCAGGAAGAAAATGCTTTACAAGTAAACAAGGAAGCAGCTAAAGAAATTGCACGTCAGCTTAGGCTACGTGATATGGGTGGGATTGTGGTCATCGATTTTATTGACATGCACAAACCTGTAAACCGTAAAATGCTATTTGACCATTTGCGTGACCTGATGCAACTTGACAGGGCCAAGCACACGATATTGCCGCCGAGTAAATTTGGTTTGGTACAAATTACCCGGCAAAGGGTAAGGCCAGAAATGAACATCGTGACGAACGAAAAATGTCCTGCATGTGGTGGTACCGGTGAAATTAAGGCTAGTATTGTTTTGATGGATGACATTGAGAACAACCTCAATTATATTCTTCAGGAACAAAATGAAAAAAATATTACGCTTTGTGTACATCCGTACATTGAAGCATTTATTAAAAAAGGTATTGTTTCATTGCAGTGGAAATGGTTCTTTAAATTTGGTCAGCGGATCAAAATAAAGGCTGTTTCATCTTACAACCTAACTGAGTTTCATTTCCTTTCATCAAAAGATGAAGAGATAAAATTATAG
- a CDS encoding M48 family metallopeptidase translates to MKTNTRLKQTIIIGAVVLLVAFLFTRDVKSLVKPKEETTNVPASGQLTTSTAQEISLSEVSTTGKNVIGSALATEITSLETAFKAASDEDKLKEAQLLAQKWDDVEQPVPSALYLEIIANKEETLNNWLNAGLRFMKAYDITRDSVLQPALLQKANAAYTKALNLDSTNTDAKTGLGITIVNGMGMPMQGIAMLLEVVKKEPRNIKANMSLGTFAIKSGQFDKAITRFNDIIAIKPSPDAYFYLATAYENLGKNKEAVSAYLNSKKLAANPTLSTFIDKRVAELKEKI, encoded by the coding sequence ATGAAAACTAACACTCGTTTAAAACAGACAATTATTATAGGGGCAGTAGTGCTTCTTGTAGCATTTTTGTTTACGCGTGATGTTAAAAGTCTTGTAAAGCCGAAGGAGGAAACAACAAATGTTCCGGCATCCGGACAACTTACAACTTCCACAGCGCAGGAAATTAGCTTATCAGAAGTATCAACTACTGGCAAGAATGTAATTGGATCTGCACTAGCTACAGAGATTACCTCATTAGAAACTGCCTTTAAAGCAGCTTCTGATGAGGATAAACTTAAAGAAGCTCAATTGCTGGCCCAAAAATGGGACGATGTAGAGCAACCTGTTCCAAGTGCATTATACCTTGAAATTATAGCCAATAAAGAGGAAACCCTCAACAATTGGCTAAATGCGGGTCTCCGCTTCATGAAAGCTTATGATATTACGAGAGATAGTGTATTACAGCCGGCATTGTTACAAAAAGCTAACGCAGCCTATACTAAGGCGCTTAATCTTGATTCCACAAACACAGATGCGAAAACAGGTTTGGGCATTACCATTGTAAATGGTATGGGTATGCCTATGCAGGGTATAGCAATGTTGCTGGAAGTAGTTAAAAAAGAACCGAGAAATATTAAAGCAAATATGAGTTTGGGCACTTTTGCTATTAAATCGGGACAGTTTGATAAAGCGATTACCAGGTTCAACGATATTATTGCCATTAAGCCATCACCTGATGCTTATTTTTATCTGGCAACAGCATATGAAAACCTGGGCAAAAATAAGGAAGCTGTAAGTGCTTACTTAAATAGTAAGAAACTGGCTGCCAACCCAACTCTTTCTACTTTTATAGATAAAAGAGTGGCGGAGTTGAAAGAAAAAATTTAA
- a CDS encoding HU family DNA-binding protein, whose amino-acid sequence MTKADIISEISSKTGIEKVDVQETVEAFFKVIKSSMIGGENVYVRGFGSFVVKKRAQKTARNISKNTAIIIPEHFVPSFKPAKVFVEKVKNNSKQLA is encoded by the coding sequence ATGACTAAGGCAGATATTATTTCAGAAATATCATCAAAAACAGGAATTGAAAAAGTAGATGTACAGGAGACTGTAGAGGCGTTTTTCAAAGTGATCAAGAGCAGTATGATCGGAGGAGAAAATGTTTACGTTAGGGGTTTTGGAAGTTTCGTAGTTAAAAAAAGAGCACAAAAAACTGCAAGAAATATCTCAAAAAACACGGCTATTATTATCCCGGAACACTTTGTTCCAAGCTTTAAACCAGCAAAAGTTTTTGTTGAAAAAGTAAAAAACAACTCTAAACAATTAGCTTAA